Proteins encoded in a region of the Triticum dicoccoides isolate Atlit2015 ecotype Zavitan chromosome 3A, WEW_v2.0, whole genome shotgun sequence genome:
- the LOC119269630 gene encoding cell division control protein 6 homolog isoform X2 has product MPTLRSATLSPAPAATPSPTATTPSPAAAGTTPSSAAKRRMTARRAADSPDSPHFTSPHKSPLAGTGNFGAPKMLSASPKSSRKRLYGDLVPAERPKWNPRDPAQMQAVKEALHVATTPSCGLVCRDDEQRRVFEFCKACVQQERAGSLYVCGCPGTGKTLSISKVKQSVSRWADEMGMETPDDLSINCTNLGNTSDIFGKVRKKASGKLSPLQQLQRMFSHKESAPRRMLLVVVDEMDYLITRDRAVLHDLFMLTTHQFSRCILIGIANAIDLADRFLPKLESLNCKPLVITFRAYSKDQISNIINHRLKVLEYDVFEPMAIEFCARKVAAATGDMRKALGVCRSAVEIFESGLQDPSDKGAGVVTFDHMDIALSKVFRPAVVNNILCLPQHQQMVLCALANTFQHSRKKATTLGELNKSYIEICRSTQVPAVGMLEFSNMCMILSDQGYLKLGQSKEDKLRRVMLQIDISDITFAFKGSRFFEKCLEQPKF; this is encoded by the exons ATGCCGACGCTCCGCAGCGCCACGCTGAGCCCTGCCCCGGCGGCCACCCCGTCCCCGACGGCCACCACCCCCTCCCCGGCGGCCGCCGGCACCACCCCGAGCAGCGCGGCCAAGCGCCGCATGACCGCTCGCCGCGCCGCCGATTCGCCCGATTCGCCCCATTTCACCTCCCCCCACAAGTCCCCGCTCGCCGGCACCGGCAAT TTCGGCGCCCCGAAGATGCTCTCGGCGTCGCCCAAGTCCTCCCGGAAGCGCCTCTACGGCGACCTCGTCCCGGCGGAGAGACCCAAGTGGAACCCAAGAG ATCCGGCGCAGATGCAGGCGGTCAAGGAGGCGCTGCACGTGGCCACGACGCCCTCGTGCGGCCTGGTTTGCAGGGACGATGAGCAAAGGCGCGTGTTCGAATTCTGCAAGGCGTGTGTCCAGCAGGAGAGGGCGGGGAGCCTCTACGTGTGCGGGTGCCCCGGTACAGGGAAGACACTGTCGATCAGCAAGGTCAAGCAGAGCGTGTCGCGATGGGCTGATGAG ATGGGAATGGAGACGCCTGATGATTTGTCAATCAATTGCACGAACCTTGGAAACACATCTGACATTTTTGGCAAG GTTCGGAAAAAGGCAAGTGGCAAATTGTCACCACTTCAGCAACTGCAGCGTATGTTTTCTCACAAAGAATCTGCTCCAAGGAGGATGCT ATTGGTCGTTGTGGATGAGATGGACTACTTGATAACAAGAGACCGCGCCGTGCTACATGACCTTTTCATGCTTACCACCCACCAGTTCTCGAGATGCATACTGATAG GAATTGCAAATGCAATAGACCTAGCAGATCGGTTTCTTCCAAAGCTTGAATCCTTAAATT GCAAGCCACTTGTTATAACTTTCCGAGCCTATTCCAAGGATCAAATATCCAACATAATTAATCATAGGTTAAAG GTTCTTGAGTATGATGTCTTCGAGCCAATGGCGATAGAATTTTGTGCTAGG AAAGTAGCTGCAGCCACTGGAGACATGAGAAAAGCTCTTGGTGTTTGCAG GAGTGCTGTGGAAATATTTGAATCAGGACTACAAGATCCTTCTGATAAAGGAGCTGGAGTT GTGACATTTGACCATATGGACATTGCCTTGTCGAAGGTTTTCAGGCCAGCAGTAGTAAATAACATACTGTGCCTTCCCCAACACCAACAG ATGGTGCTGTGTGCACTGGCAAATACCTTTCAACATTCCAGGAAAAAGGCTACTACTCTAGGAGAG CTCAATAAATCATACATAGAAATTTGTAGATCGACCCAAGTTCCAGCAGTTGGGATGCTTGAATTTTCTAACATGTGCATGATTTTGAGCGATCAG GGATACTTGAAATTAGGGCAATCCAAAGAAGATAAGCTTAGAAGAGTAATGCTTCAGATTGACATTTCAGATATTACTTTTGCATTTAAG GGTAGCCGATTCTTTGAGAAGTGCCTTGAGCAACCAAAATTTTAG
- the LOC119269630 gene encoding cell division control protein 6 homolog isoform X1 has protein sequence MPTLRSATLSPAPAATPSPTATTPSPAAAGTTPSSAAKRRMTARRAADSPDSPHFTSPHKSPLAGTGNFGAPKMLSASPKSSRKRLYGDLVPAERPKWNPRDPAQMQAVKEALHVATTPSCGLVCRDDEQRRVFEFCKACVQQERAGSLYVCGCPGTGKTLSISKVKQSVSRWADEMGMETPDDLSINCTNLGNTSDIFGKILEKFQVRKKASGKLSPLQQLQRMFSHKESAPRRMLLVVVDEMDYLITRDRAVLHDLFMLTTHQFSRCILIGIANAIDLADRFLPKLESLNCKPLVITFRAYSKDQISNIINHRLKVLEYDVFEPMAIEFCARKVAAATGDMRKALGVCRSAVEIFESGLQDPSDKGAGVVTFDHMDIALSKVFRPAVVNNILCLPQHQQMVLCALANTFQHSRKKATTLGELNKSYIEICRSTQVPAVGMLEFSNMCMILSDQGYLKLGQSKEDKLRRVMLQIDISDITFAFKGSRFFEKCLEQPKF, from the exons ATGCCGACGCTCCGCAGCGCCACGCTGAGCCCTGCCCCGGCGGCCACCCCGTCCCCGACGGCCACCACCCCCTCCCCGGCGGCCGCCGGCACCACCCCGAGCAGCGCGGCCAAGCGCCGCATGACCGCTCGCCGCGCCGCCGATTCGCCCGATTCGCCCCATTTCACCTCCCCCCACAAGTCCCCGCTCGCCGGCACCGGCAAT TTCGGCGCCCCGAAGATGCTCTCGGCGTCGCCCAAGTCCTCCCGGAAGCGCCTCTACGGCGACCTCGTCCCGGCGGAGAGACCCAAGTGGAACCCAAGAG ATCCGGCGCAGATGCAGGCGGTCAAGGAGGCGCTGCACGTGGCCACGACGCCCTCGTGCGGCCTGGTTTGCAGGGACGATGAGCAAAGGCGCGTGTTCGAATTCTGCAAGGCGTGTGTCCAGCAGGAGAGGGCGGGGAGCCTCTACGTGTGCGGGTGCCCCGGTACAGGGAAGACACTGTCGATCAGCAAGGTCAAGCAGAGCGTGTCGCGATGGGCTGATGAG ATGGGAATGGAGACGCCTGATGATTTGTCAATCAATTGCACGAACCTTGGAAACACATCTGACATTTTTGGCAAG ATACTTGAAAAATTCCAGGTTCGGAAAAAGGCAAGTGGCAAATTGTCACCACTTCAGCAACTGCAGCGTATGTTTTCTCACAAAGAATCTGCTCCAAGGAGGATGCT ATTGGTCGTTGTGGATGAGATGGACTACTTGATAACAAGAGACCGCGCCGTGCTACATGACCTTTTCATGCTTACCACCCACCAGTTCTCGAGATGCATACTGATAG GAATTGCAAATGCAATAGACCTAGCAGATCGGTTTCTTCCAAAGCTTGAATCCTTAAATT GCAAGCCACTTGTTATAACTTTCCGAGCCTATTCCAAGGATCAAATATCCAACATAATTAATCATAGGTTAAAG GTTCTTGAGTATGATGTCTTCGAGCCAATGGCGATAGAATTTTGTGCTAGG AAAGTAGCTGCAGCCACTGGAGACATGAGAAAAGCTCTTGGTGTTTGCAG GAGTGCTGTGGAAATATTTGAATCAGGACTACAAGATCCTTCTGATAAAGGAGCTGGAGTT GTGACATTTGACCATATGGACATTGCCTTGTCGAAGGTTTTCAGGCCAGCAGTAGTAAATAACATACTGTGCCTTCCCCAACACCAACAG ATGGTGCTGTGTGCACTGGCAAATACCTTTCAACATTCCAGGAAAAAGGCTACTACTCTAGGAGAG CTCAATAAATCATACATAGAAATTTGTAGATCGACCCAAGTTCCAGCAGTTGGGATGCTTGAATTTTCTAACATGTGCATGATTTTGAGCGATCAG GGATACTTGAAATTAGGGCAATCCAAAGAAGATAAGCTTAGAAGAGTAATGCTTCAGATTGACATTTCAGATATTACTTTTGCATTTAAG GGTAGCCGATTCTTTGAGAAGTGCCTTGAGCAACCAAAATTTTAG